A genome region from Paracoccus stylophorae includes the following:
- a CDS encoding ABC transporter ATP-binding protein — protein MARPDAPDYAARWAALKNIPPFLAMVWRASPVLAGTMIALRLVRAVMPVAMLWIGKLIIDEVVRLIALDARPDTLAGWWESGLVHPLTLLVLAELGLALASDLLGRLVTYADSLLQERLVISLSIRLMDHSAALDLASFEDAGFQDRLDRARRQTMGRIPLVNQVMQQLQDSLTVITFGAGLIAYNPWLVALLLAALIPTLIGQMHFNAELYQMNWRRAPERRERDYLRMIGATSDSAKEVKIFGLNAFLRDRYLELAERFYAENRAINRRQLVAMAALTGIGTLCYYGAYLWILGRTLTGTLSLGDLTFLSGSFLRLRGLIEGLLSSFSNMAAQALYLDDLYRFFDERPAIASRPDARPVPQPITQGITFDGVGFRYPGAERWAVRHLSFHLTAGETVALVGENGAGKTTIVKLLARLYDPTEGRVLLDGRDLRDYDLDQLRAAVGVIFQDFVRYAMSAADNIAAGRIEARDDRPRIESAAERALADRVIATLPAGYDQMVGKRFAHGLDLSGGEWQKLAIARAYMRDAQILILDEPTAALDARAEFEVFQRFGDLSSGRTALLISHRFSSVRMADRIIVIEQGRVQDQGTHDQLVARDGRYRELFELQAQGYR, from the coding sequence ATGGCCCGTCCCGACGCGCCCGATTATGCCGCGCGTTGGGCGGCGCTGAAGAACATCCCGCCGTTCCTTGCGATGGTCTGGCGGGCCAGCCCGGTGCTGGCCGGCACGATGATCGCGCTGCGGCTGGTGCGCGCGGTGATGCCGGTCGCGATGCTGTGGATCGGCAAGCTGATCATCGACGAGGTCGTGCGCCTGATCGCGCTGGATGCCCGCCCCGACACGCTGGCCGGATGGTGGGAATCGGGTCTGGTGCACCCCCTGACGCTGCTGGTCCTGGCCGAGCTGGGGCTGGCGCTGGCATCCGATCTGCTCGGCCGGCTGGTGACCTATGCCGACAGCCTGTTGCAGGAACGGCTGGTCATCTCGCTGTCGATCCGGCTGATGGATCATTCCGCCGCGCTGGATCTGGCCAGTTTCGAGGATGCGGGGTTTCAGGACCGGCTGGACCGGGCGCGCCGCCAGACGATGGGCCGCATCCCGCTGGTCAATCAGGTGATGCAGCAATTGCAGGACAGCCTGACCGTCATCACCTTCGGCGCGGGGCTGATCGCCTATAACCCGTGGCTGGTCGCCCTGCTGCTGGCGGCGCTGATCCCGACGCTGATCGGGCAGATGCATTTCAACGCCGAACTATACCAGATGAACTGGCGTCGTGCGCCCGAACGGCGCGAACGCGACTATCTGCGGATGATCGGCGCCACCTCGGATTCCGCCAAGGAGGTCAAGATCTTCGGCCTGAACGCGTTTCTGCGCGACCGCTATCTGGAACTGGCCGAACGCTTTTACGCCGAGAACCGCGCGATCAACCGGCGGCAACTGGTGGCGATGGCGGCGCTGACCGGAATCGGCACGCTGTGCTATTACGGGGCCTATCTGTGGATCCTGGGGCGCACGCTGACCGGCACGCTGTCGCTTGGCGATCTGACGTTCCTGTCGGGCAGCTTCCTGCGGCTGCGCGGGCTGATCGAGGGGTTGCTGTCCTCATTCTCGAACATGGCGGCGCAGGCGCTGTATCTGGACGATCTGTATCGCTTTTTCGACGAACGGCCCGCCATCGCCTCGCGCCCCGATGCGCGGCCGGTGCCGCAGCCGATCACGCAGGGCATCACCTTCGATGGGGTCGGGTTCCGCTATCCGGGGGCGGAACGGTGGGCCGTGCGCCATCTGTCGTTCCACTTGACCGCCGGAGAGACGGTCGCGCTGGTGGGCGAAAACGGCGCGGGCAAGACCACCATCGTCAAGCTGCTGGCAAGGCTTTACGACCCGACCGAGGGGCGGGTGCTGCTGGATGGGCGCGATCTGCGCGACTACGACCTGGATCAGCTGCGCGCGGCGGTGGGGGTGATCTTTCAGGATTTCGTGCGCTATGCCATGTCGGCGGCCGACAACATCGCCGCCGGCCGGATCGAGGCGCGCGACGACCGGCCCCGCATCGAATCCGCCGCCGAACGGGCGCTGGCCGATCGGGTAATCGCCACCTTGCCGGCAGGCTATGACCAGATGGTCGGCAAACGCTTTGCCCACGGGCTGGATCTGTCGGGCGGCGAATGGCAGAAACTGGCCATCGCGCGCGCCTATATGCGCGACGCGCAGATCCTGATCCTTGACGAGCCGACGGCCGCGCTGGACGCCCGCGCCGAGTTCGAGGTGTTCCAGCGCTTCGGCGATCTGTCCAGCGGCCGCACCGCCCTGCTGATCTCGCACCGGTTTTCCAGCGTCCGGATGGCCGACCGGATCATCGTGATCGAACAGGGACGGGTGCAGGATCAGGGCACGCATGACCAGCTTGTCGCCCGCGACGGCCGCTATCGCGAATTGTTCGAATTGCAGGCGCAGGGCTATCGCTGA
- a CDS encoding oligopeptide/dipeptide ABC transporter ATP-binding protein — MALLEIDDLSVRFATNDGEVQAANRVSLSVDPGETVGIVGESGSGKSQLSFAVMGLLAKNGRATGSVRFDGQQILNAPARVLNRIRAEKIAMIFQDPMTSLNPYMRVADQMAEVLTLHKGMSRREAVAESVRMLDAVKIPDAKGRIRLYPHEFSGGMRQRVMIAMALLCRPQVLIADEPTTALDVTVQAQIMALLADLQSEFGMAMILITHDLGVVAGSCERVAVMYGGRIRETGPAGPLFHDPAHPYTQGLLHAIPRIDQKGDELSAIPGSPPNMTRPPAGCAFEPRCPYRRPECATERPPLEGFAPERARACFAPLEDVRARRQTRPLTDVEPAVSDQTIDQAIPRAAVAGAGMAGTPAKVDDHD; from the coding sequence ATGGCGTTGCTGGAAATCGACGATCTGTCCGTCCGCTTTGCCACCAATGACGGCGAGGTGCAGGCGGCCAACCGTGTGTCGCTGTCCGTCGATCCGGGTGAAACCGTCGGCATCGTCGGCGAATCGGGCAGCGGCAAATCGCAGCTGTCCTTTGCGGTCATGGGGCTTCTGGCCAAGAACGGCCGCGCCACCGGCAGCGTCCGGTTCGACGGCCAGCAGATCCTGAACGCCCCGGCCCGCGTCCTGAACCGCATCCGGGCCGAGAAGATCGCGATGATCTTTCAGGACCCGATGACCTCGCTGAACCCATACATGCGGGTGGCCGACCAGATGGCCGAGGTTCTGACCCTGCACAAGGGCATGTCACGTCGCGAGGCGGTGGCCGAATCGGTGCGGATGCTGGATGCGGTCAAGATCCCCGACGCGAAAGGCCGCATCCGGCTGTATCCGCACGAGTTCAGCGGCGGCATGCGCCAGCGGGTGATGATCGCGATGGCGCTGCTGTGCCGTCCGCAGGTGCTGATCGCGGATGAGCCGACGACCGCGCTGGACGTGACGGTGCAGGCGCAGATCATGGCGCTGCTGGCCGATCTGCAATCGGAATTCGGCATGGCGATGATCCTGATCACGCATGATCTGGGCGTGGTCGCCGGGTCGTGCGAACGCGTGGCCGTGATGTATGGCGGCCGCATCCGCGAGACGGGACCGGCCGGGCCGCTGTTTCACGATCCCGCGCATCCCTATACCCAGGGCCTGCTGCACGCGATCCCGCGGATCGACCAGAAGGGCGACGAATTGTCCGCCATCCCCGGCTCGCCCCCCAACATGACGCGCCCGCCCGCCGGCTGCGCGTTCGAGCCGCGCTGCCCCTATCGCCGGCCGGAATGCGCGACCGAACGTCCGCCGCTGGAAGGGTTCGCCCCCGAACGCGCCCGCGCCTGCTTTGCGCCGCTGGAGGATGTGCGGGCCCGGCGCCAGACCCGGCCGCTGACGGATGTCGAACCCGCCGTGTCGGACCAGACCATCGATCAGGCCATTCCACGTGCCGCCGTCGCCGGTGCCGGCATGGCCGGAACCCCAGCCAAGGTGGATGACCATGACTAA
- a CDS encoding oligopeptide/dipeptide ABC transporter ATP-binding protein yields the protein MTKPLLDVRDLRVTFQIGRDGAMPWSAPRNLHAVGGVDFSLNPGETLGVVGESGCGKSTLARALIGLVPARGRAEWIDGRDLVGLSPRQMMKYRREIQMVFQDPLASLNPRMTVGQIIAEPLKTHHPGLKSAEVKDRVKAMMEKVGLLPNQINRYPHEFSGGQCQRIGIARALIVEPRLIICDEPVSALDVSIQAQVINLLIRLQRELGLALIFIAHDLSVVKHISDRVMVLYLGKVMEVGPTDTLYADPQHPYTQALLSAVPVPDPAHDPAATVVPLSGDLPSPLNPPSGCVFRTRCPRAQSLCAEQVPALQGADRKTACHFPGPLTEAEIARARQTETA from the coding sequence ATGACTAAGCCGCTGCTGGACGTGCGGGACCTGCGCGTCACCTTTCAGATCGGGCGCGACGGGGCGATGCCGTGGTCCGCGCCGCGAAACCTGCATGCCGTGGGCGGCGTCGATTTCAGCCTGAACCCCGGCGAGACACTGGGCGTCGTGGGCGAATCGGGGTGCGGCAAATCCACGCTGGCGCGCGCCCTGATCGGGCTGGTCCCGGCGCGGGGGCGGGCCGAATGGATCGACGGGCGCGATCTGGTCGGGCTGTCGCCCCGGCAGATGATGAAATATCGGCGCGAGATCCAGATGGTGTTTCAGGACCCGCTGGCCTCGCTGAACCCGCGCATGACGGTGGGCCAGATCATCGCCGAGCCGCTGAAGACCCATCACCCCGGCCTGAAATCGGCCGAGGTGAAGGATCGCGTCAAGGCGATGATGGAAAAGGTCGGGCTGCTGCCCAACCAGATCAACCGCTATCCGCACGAATTCAGCGGCGGCCAGTGCCAGCGCATCGGCATCGCCCGCGCGCTGATCGTGGAACCCCGGCTGATCATCTGCGACGAGCCGGTCAGCGCGCTGGATGTCTCGATCCAGGCGCAGGTGATCAATCTGCTGATCCGGCTGCAACGCGAACTGGGGCTTGCGCTGATCTTCATCGCCCATGATTTGTCGGTGGTGAAACATATCAGCGACCGGGTGATGGTGCTGTATCTGGGCAAGGTGATGGAGGTCGGCCCGACCGACACGCTGTATGCCGATCCGCAGCACCCCTATACGCAGGCGCTGTTGTCGGCGGTGCCGGTGCCCGATCCCGCCCATGACCCGGCGGCGACGGTGGTGCCGCTGTCGGGCGATCTGCCCTCGCCGCTGAACCCGCCGTCGGGCTGCGTCTTTCGCACCCGCTGCCCGCGCGCCCAGTCCCTGTGCGCCGAACAGGTGCCGGCGCTGCAAGGCGCGGACCGCAAGACGGCGTGCCATTTCCCCGGCCCGCTGACCGAGGCCGAAATCGCCCGCGCCCGCCAGACCGAAACCGCCTGA
- the selD gene encoding selenide, water dikinase SelD, producing the protein MDTPISGEPRLTSLSHGGGCGCKIAPGVLAGLLRGTSMLPVPEALIVGIETSDDAAVYRLNDDQALVATTDFFMPIVDDPLDFGRIAATNAISDVYAMGAVPIMALSLVGMPIDVLSPETIARILEGGAAACRDAGIPIAGGHTIDSVEAIYGLVAMGLVHPDRVKRNSGARPGDVLILGKPLGVGVMSAALKKGVLSQDGYRAMIAATTRLNTPGPDLAQIDDVHAMTDVTGFGLAGHALEMARGSGCDIRLDWGSVPLLAGARDLAAQGHVTGASGRNWVSYGNDVSLPDGFARIERALLSDPQTSGGLLVACAPGSADRVLRVFRDHGFAEAAVIGEAVEGAGRLVLS; encoded by the coding sequence ATGGACACCCCGATTTCCGGCGAACCGCGTCTGACCTCGCTGTCGCATGGCGGCGGCTGCGGCTGCAAGATCGCGCCGGGCGTGCTGGCCGGTCTGCTGCGCGGCACCTCGATGCTGCCGGTGCCCGAGGCGCTGATCGTCGGCATCGAAACCTCGGACGACGCCGCGGTCTATCGGCTGAACGACGATCAGGCGCTGGTGGCGACGACCGACTTCTTCATGCCCATCGTGGACGATCCGCTGGATTTCGGACGGATTGCCGCCACCAACGCGATCAGCGACGTCTATGCCATGGGCGCGGTGCCGATCATGGCGCTGTCGCTGGTCGGGATGCCCATCGACGTGCTGTCGCCCGAAACCATCGCCCGGATTCTGGAGGGCGGGGCCGCCGCCTGCCGCGACGCGGGCATCCCCATCGCCGGCGGCCACACCATAGATTCGGTCGAGGCGATCTATGGCCTGGTGGCGATGGGTCTGGTGCACCCCGATCGCGTCAAGCGCAATTCGGGGGCAAGGCCGGGCGATGTGCTGATCCTTGGCAAGCCGCTTGGCGTGGGCGTGATGTCGGCGGCGCTGAAGAAGGGGGTTCTGAGCCAGGACGGCTATCGCGCGATGATCGCGGCCACCACGCGGCTGAACACGCCGGGGCCGGACCTGGCGCAGATCGACGATGTCCATGCGATGACCGACGTGACCGGGTTCGGGCTGGCCGGACACGCGCTGGAAATGGCGCGCGGATCGGGCTGCGACATCCGGCTGGACTGGGGGTCGGTGCCGCTGCTGGCGGGGGCGCGCGATCTGGCGGCGCAGGGCCATGTCACCGGCGCCTCGGGCCGCAACTGGGTCAGCTATGGCAACGACGTGTCGCTGCCCGACGGGTTCGCCCGGATCGAGCGCGCCCTGCTGTCGGACCCGCAGACCAGCGGCGGACTGCTGGTAGCCTGCGCGCCCGGCAGCGCCGACCGGGTTCTGCGCGTCTTTCGCGATCATGGCTTCGCCGAGGCCGCCGTCATCGGCGAGGCGGTCGAGGGCGCGGGGCGGCTGGTGCTGTCCTGA